Below is a window of Comamonadaceae bacterium M7527 DNA.
TGTCCAGGGCTGTGGTCTGTCCCTGGCTATCGGCCATCTCGATTACCACGGCGGCCAAGCGTTGCTGGCTTACCAGGTGCGAAATGACAGAGGCATGCAGTTGCTGGTGCTGCACTGCGTCGTGTTGCTCGCCTAGCAGCAGTGCGCTGGTGTTGAGCGCATCCAGTGTGCTGGCTTGTGCCGCGTTGAGCGCGGTTGGTGGCTGCGCCATACTGGCGCAACCAACCAATGCGCTCAGTAACAGCGCAGCGGCGGCATGTCGCGCCGCTTCTTTAATGAACAACCAGTGGTGTTTGCGCCAATGTGGCATAGCCGTCTAACAAGCTTTCCACCTCTTCTTGAGTTGGTGTGTTGCGCTGCCAGTCGTTGATTTTGATTTGAAAAAACTCTGCCCAAGAGCCGTCCAGGTACAGCTCTTTGCCGTTGCGCTTGTCTACAATTTCAAAGCCTAGCCGCGGCATTTGTGGCGCAGTGGGCGTTGTCTGTTCAGCGGTTTGGGTTGGCGTGCCCGCAGCATCAATGGCCTGGCCTTCGTTGGCCAAAACGTGCAGCACCGAGAACGTATCCGAGTCGTACAACATGTTCATTCTGAATGTCCTGTGGTTCTCATGGCTTCAATATAGTCTTAAATGGAAGGCCTATTGGGTTGACCCGCACATTGCGTGTTGTAAATATGGGGATATTGCAGAATATGTCAAGCCAAGTCGTCAATGCGCGTGTGACTACGCAGGTTTTGCTCCAGCCAAGTGCCGTCGCTGTCTTCCAGGCGAATACGCAGCGGCAGCAACTCATCGGCGCCGCCATACCAGAGCGTGGCGCTGGTGTCGTCTGCGGTTTGGCGCACGCGTGACAACGTTTGCGCGGACCATTGTCCCATGGGCGTATCAATGACTTCGCGCGGACCCATATTGAAGTCCCACTGGGTCAGGCTGTTGGCACTGGACACGGGCACAGAGAAGGTGTTGCGCTGGCGTTGGCGTGCCTGCGCCATGAGCGCGGGCAGCGTGAAGTAAATACTCAAGCGGTCTTGTGTGTCAGGGGTATACGGCGCTGGGCCGCTTTCGGTGTAGTCGATGCGCCGCTCATGGGCGTTGAAGTTGGCTTGCCGAATGCGCTTGCCTTGGTCCACAAACAAGCTGGGTTGCAAGGTCTGATCCACAATGCGCCCCTGGCTGGTCTGGTTGCGCTTGAACACCACCAAAATGCGCGCAGACAGCGCAGCCACATAACTGCTGTTGTTGCGCTGCCAACGCAGTGTGGCAGTAGCGTTGTAGCGCAGACCTTTTTGCACGCCGGTCAGGTCGTACACCAAGGCCGTGCTGGGCAGCAGCAGGTTTGGCGCGTTATTTGCGTGCGCGGCGTGGCTCAAAGGCCATGTGCCCAGCAGCGCGCCCAAGGGCTTTAGCCACCTCGCGTTGCTGGCCACTGCTCCAAGTAGCGCACTTGAACCCGCCAGCTTGATGTGGTTGCGCCGACTGTTGTTCATGCGGATTGCCAGCCCAGGTCGTAGCTGAGTTGCGCGGCGGCTTGGCGCAAGGTGCTGGCCACTGAGCCGTCCCAGCTGCTGTCTAAGCTGCCTGCACCACCAAGCGCCACAATGCCCAGCACCATATGGCCTTGAGCATCAAACACGGGGGCGCAAAAGCCCGCCACCCCCGGAATTAAAGAGTCCACCACGCGAGCCAAGCCTTGTTCGCGGGTTTCCATGCGCAGTGCCTTTAACAGCGCTTGCGTGTGTGGCACGCCGTTGCGTGGGTGTTTTTTCTCAAGCGCCAGCTCGCGCTCTAGCATGTTGTGCATCAGTTGCTGGTCCGGGTTGCTGGGCGTTTTGGCGTTGGACATAAAGCTGATAAAGCAACGCCCAGTTGCTGAGCTGAGCAGCGGCATCACATCACCCAAGCGCAAGTTCACCGACACCGTTTTGCTGGCCTCTTGCCAGTGCACCATGGTGGGCCCCTGGTTGCCCCACACCGCCAGCGCCATGGTGTGACCAATGGCGTCGCCCCACGCAGGCATGGCAGCGCGCGCCAGGCGCACGGCGTCCAGACGGCTTAGGCTGGCCAAACCCATGCGCAATGCGCCAGGGCCTAAGTCATAGCGGTTGGTGGTGTCGTCTTGCACCACCAGTCCCAGGCGTTGAAAACTCACCAGGTAGCGGTGTGCTTTGGCTGGGCTCATGTTGGCGGCGTTGGCCAGGTCGCGCAGCATCATGGCCTGGTGGCTTGTAGACAACGCCAGCAGCAGCGCAAAACCCACTT
It encodes the following:
- a CDS encoding DUF3567 domain-containing protein; the protein is MNMLYDSDTFSVLHVLANEGQAIDAAGTPTQTAEQTTPTAPQMPRLGFEIVDKRNGKELYLDGSWAEFFQIKINDWQRNTPTQEEVESLLDGYATLAQTPLVVH
- a CDS encoding IclR family transcriptional regulator — encoded protein: MATATAPTSPPRSNDPRAGIQSVEVGFALLLALSTSHQAMMLRDLANAANMSPAKAHRYLVSFQRLGLVVQDDTTNRYDLGPGALRMGLASLSRLDAVRLARAAMPAWGDAIGHTMALAVWGNQGPTMVHWQEASKTVSVNLRLGDVMPLLSSATGRCFISFMSNAKTPSNPDQQLMHNMLERELALEKKHPRNGVPHTQALLKALRMETREQGLARVVDSLIPGVAGFCAPVFDAQGHMVLGIVALGGAGSLDSSWDGSVASTLRQAAAQLSYDLGWQSA
- a CDS encoding DUF3108 domain-containing protein, producing MNNSRRNHIKLAGSSALLGAVASNARWLKPLGALLGTWPLSHAAHANNAPNLLLPSTALVYDLTGVQKGLRYNATATLRWQRNNSSYVAALSARILVVFKRNQTSQGRIVDQTLQPSLFVDQGKRIRQANFNAHERRIDYTESGPAPYTPDTQDRLSIYFTLPALMAQARQRQRNTFSVPVSSANSLTQWDFNMGPREVIDTPMGQWSAQTLSRVRQTADDTSATLWYGGADELLPLRIRLEDSDGTWLEQNLRSHTRIDDLA